One Ranitomeya variabilis isolate aRanVar5 chromosome 5, aRanVar5.hap1, whole genome shotgun sequence DNA window includes the following coding sequences:
- the LOC143774729 gene encoding olfactory receptor 1496-like, protein MQEINKTGVLEFYLLGFQVSQGLRISLFSLFLVVYCLIFCGNLLIITLVSTSKNLNTPMYFFISQLSISDILLPTDIVPNMLHILLNNGETFTFIGCITQLYVFCASEVFECFLLAVMSYDRYVAICNPLHYTYIMTNGHCVILTTMCWLFAISFVLIYIVTAARLNFCGPNIIDHFFCDLVPLLELACSDTFFVNLEVYLLSIPIIIIPATIIVISYSYIVVSVLRIPSSTGRQKAFSTCSSHLTVVSIFYGTIFCVYIVPSQGRTLTISKILSLLYTVFTPLVNPIIYSLRNEDIKKPIQKTFYQLAIWEIIHNILQ, encoded by the coding sequence ATGCAGGAGATCAACAAGACAGGTGTCTTAGAGTTCTATCTCTTAGGATTTCAAGTCAGCCAAGGATTAAGAATTTCACTCTTCTCCTTGTTCCTTGTGGTTTATTGCCTGATATTTTGTGGAAATCTCCTTATCATCACCCTGGTGTCCACCAGCAAGAACCTCAATACCCCAATGTACTTCTTTATTTCACAACTGTCCATCAGTGACATCTTGTTACCCACAGATATTGTCCCAAATATGCTCCATATCCTCCTGAATAATGGAGAGACGTTTACTTTTATTGGCTGTATCACTCAGTTGTATGTATTTTGTGCTTCAGAAGTTTTTGAATGTTTTCTGCTCGCTGTGATGTCTTATGACAGATATGTGGCCATTTGTAATCCCCTCCATTATACATATATTATGACAAATGGACATTGTGTCATATTGACCACCATGTGTTGGTTGTTTGCAATTTCTTTTGTTTTGATTTACATTGTAACAGCAGCAAGACTCAATTTTTGTGGGCCAAATATCATTGACCATTTTTTCTGTGACCTTGTTCCTTTACTAGAACTTGCCTGTTCAGACACCTTCTTTGTTAATTTGGAGGTTTATTTACTAAGTATTCCAATCATCATAATTCCAGCCACTATTATTGTTATATCTTATTCTTACATTGTTGTATCAGTCTTAAGAATCCCATCCAGTACCGGTAGacagaaagccttctccacctgtagcTCCCACCTCACTGTGGTCTCCATATTCTACGGGACTATATTCTGTGTCTATATTGTCCCATCCCAAGGCCGAACACTGACCATAAGCAAAATCCTatcactgctgtatactgtgtttACTCCTTTGGTCAACCCAATAATTTATAGTTTGAGAAATGAAGACATTAAAAAACCCATACAGAAAACATTTTATCAGCTTGCAATTTGGGAAATCATTCACAATATTCTACAGTGA